The genomic stretch GTCCCATCACCCAGAAGTCCATTCCCTTTCCCGCGTACGCGGGGCCGGAGAGAGGCGTGTAGGCGAACCAGCCGGCGTCGGGCGGGGAACCGGTGAGCAGGCTCGCGTAGAAGACCAGGCCGCCGAAGAGGTACGTCCAGTAGCTGAACGCCGTGAGGCGCGGAAAGGCCACGTCGCGCGAACCGACGAGCAGCGGCAGCACGTAGAGAGCGAGCCCCTCCAGAAACGGGACCGCGAAGAGGAACATCATCGTGGAGCCGTGGAGGGTGAAGAGCTCGTTGTAACGCTGCGGCGAAAGGAAGTCGTTCTCCGGCACCGCCAGTTGTATCCGCAACAAGAGAGCCAGCACGCCTCCCGCGGCGAAGAAGGCCAGCGCCGTGACCATGAAGCGGATGCCGAGACGCTGGTTGTTGACCGCGGTGAAGAAGCCGCTCCAGCCCTCCGGTCCCCGCCACTCGCGTTCGAAGGCCGCGTGTTGTTCCGGGGAGGGCTTCATCGTCGCGTGCGCAGATACGCCACCAGCGCGGCGAGGTCGTCCTCGTCGAGCGGCGTGGCCGGCATGAGGTTGCCCGGTTTGAGGGTCTGGGGATCGAGAATCCATCGGGCGAGGTTTTCGTCCGAATTGGCGACACGCCCCGCCCCGAGGGTGAGGCGCGACCCGATGTGCGTGAGATCGGGAGCGTTGCGCGCGACCGCACGCGTATTCGCGACGGCATGACACGTGTGGCACGACTCCCTGAAGAACACCTCCTCGCCGTGCCGGACGACGTCGTCGAGGGACGCGACCACGGCGGCCTCGCGTCGCTCCAAGACCCAGTCGTCGAACTCCTCGCGCGGAAGGGCCACCACCTCGAACGCCATCCAGGCGTGCTGCCGACCGCAGAACTCCGCGCATTGCCCGCGCCAGCGTCCCGGGCGGTCGGCCTCGATCACGAGGCGCGTCGGCATCTCCGGCAACATGTCGATCTTCCCATGGAGATTCGGTATCCAGAAACTGTGGACGACGTCGGCCGCGCGCAGCCGGATCACCACCGGTTCACCCACGGGGATGTGGAGCTCGTTGGCGACCACGACACCCGACGCGGGGTAGCGGACGTCCCACCACCACTGATGGCCGGTCACGTGGATCTCCAGACCCTCGGCCGACCGTCGGAGGGCCGC from Opitutales bacterium ASA1 encodes the following:
- the coxB gene encoding cytochrome c oxidase subunit II codes for the protein MSAALRSTCTGVVLAAGAALTGCRADHRQSILHPASEAAGAVSSLWWSMFAMLAASFVVVMVLLILALVRRPDPAREEEAGPRRTRRLVLGGGIAFPSVVLLAMLFQSLGTSAALRRSAEGLEIHVTGHQWWWDVRYPASGVVVANELHIPVGEPVVIRLRAADVVHSFWIPNLHGKIDMLPEMPTRLVIEADRPGRWRGQCAEFCGRQHAWMAFEVVALPREEFDDWVLERREAAVVASLDDVVRHGEEVFFRESCHTCHAVANTRAVARNAPDLTHIGSRLTLGAGRVANSDENLARWILDPQTLKPGNLMPATPLDEDDLAALVAYLRTRR